A genome region from Thermoanaerobacterium xylanolyticum LX-11 includes the following:
- the prmA gene encoding 50S ribosomal protein L11 methyltransferase has translation MKWLEVKITTSVEAEEAITNIMHEVGAGGVVIEDPNDLKILNDSNEWDYVDPDMIVDSDKVVISAYFPLTPSTIDKLSIIKDRITGLKEYNLDIGDFTFETAEVDDEDWANSWKKYYKTFKIGKRVVIKPSWEDYNPEENEIVVEIDPGMAFGTGSHETTKMCIEFLEDNVKSGDTVFDVGCGTGILSIVSSKLGAKKVFAVDVDEVALKVASLNVKLNKLDNIEVLKSDLLKELNGEADLIVANIIADIIIKATFDIHEKLKENGLFISSGIIKDRKDDVLNAISEYFDVIEVKEDGEWVAILSRKK, from the coding sequence TTGAAATGGCTTGAAGTTAAAATTACGACTTCAGTGGAAGCTGAGGAAGCTATAACAAATATAATGCATGAAGTTGGTGCTGGTGGTGTTGTCATAGAAGATCCCAATGATTTGAAGATATTAAATGATAGCAATGAATGGGATTATGTAGATCCTGATATGATTGTAGATAGTGATAAGGTTGTAATATCAGCTTATTTCCCTCTTACCCCAAGTACAATTGACAAATTAAGCATAATCAAGGATAGAATAACAGGACTTAAAGAATATAATTTGGACATTGGAGATTTTACGTTCGAGACGGCTGAAGTCGATGATGAAGATTGGGCAAACAGTTGGAAAAAATATTATAAGACTTTTAAGATTGGCAAGCGTGTTGTCATAAAACCATCATGGGAAGATTATAACCCAGAAGAAAATGAGATAGTAGTTGAGATAGATCCAGGCATGGCTTTTGGCACAGGCAGTCATGAGACTACAAAAATGTGCATAGAATTTTTAGAAGACAATGTTAAAAGTGGAGATACCGTGTTTGATGTTGGATGCGGTACAGGTATATTGTCAATTGTCAGCTCTAAGTTAGGTGCAAAAAAAGTTTTTGCAGTTGATGTTGACGAAGTTGCATTAAAAGTGGCTTCTCTAAATGTAAAATTAAACAAACTGGATAATATCGAGGTTTTGAAAAGCGATCTTTTAAAAGAGCTAAATGGTGAGGCGGATTTAATAGTCGCAAATATTATAGCTGATATAATAATAAAAGCTACTTTTGACATACATGAAAAACTTAAAGAAAATGGCTTGTTCATATCAAGTGGAATAATTAAAGATCGTAAAGATGATGTTTTAAATGCCATTTCCGAATATTTTGACGTTATTGAGGTCAAAGAAGATGGGGAATGGGTTGCAATATTATCAAGGAAAAAGTGA
- the dnaJ gene encoding molecular chaperone DnaJ, whose translation MAKDYYAILGLDKNASDEDIKKAYRTLAKKYHPDLNPGNKEAEQKFKEINEAYQILSDPQKKAQYDQFGDAAFNQGGFNQGDFGGFGGFGQGGFDFGGFGDIFGDIFGDMFGGSTRRKTGPQKGNDIRVNLTLAFEEAAFGVEKEIEVERYEKCDRCNGTGANPGTKVEVCPECHGTGEVRITQNTPFGRIVNVRTCPRCHGEGKIVKDPCSKCHGTGRIRKLRKLKVNIPAGIDEGQMVSLRGEGEPGERGGANGDLFIVISIKPHKIFKRDGFNVLLKMPISFVDAALGAEIEVPTLDGKAIYNIPPGTQTGTVFRLRNKGIPHINGRGRGDEFVEVYIDVPKKLTERQKELLREFDKLSNDSGGKSFFQKVKDAFGA comes from the coding sequence CTCTTGCAAAGAAGTATCATCCTGACTTAAATCCTGGCAATAAAGAAGCAGAACAAAAGTTTAAAGAGATAAATGAAGCATATCAGATTTTGTCTGACCCTCAGAAAAAAGCTCAGTATGATCAATTTGGCGATGCAGCATTTAATCAAGGCGGTTTTAACCAAGGAGATTTTGGTGGCTTTGGCGGTTTTGGTCAAGGTGGATTTGATTTTGGCGGCTTTGGCGACATTTTTGGTGATATATTTGGTGATATGTTTGGAGGCAGTACCAGAAGAAAAACTGGGCCTCAAAAGGGAAATGACATAAGGGTTAATTTGACTTTGGCCTTTGAAGAAGCTGCATTTGGCGTCGAGAAAGAGATTGAAGTTGAAAGGTATGAAAAATGCGATAGATGTAATGGTACAGGTGCAAATCCAGGAACGAAAGTAGAGGTATGCCCCGAATGTCATGGTACGGGTGAGGTCAGAATAACGCAAAATACGCCGTTTGGCAGGATAGTCAATGTAAGAACGTGTCCTAGGTGTCATGGAGAAGGCAAGATAGTCAAAGATCCATGTTCAAAGTGTCATGGAACTGGAAGGATAAGAAAACTAAGGAAACTTAAAGTTAATATACCTGCTGGAATTGATGAAGGACAAATGGTATCATTAAGAGGTGAAGGTGAACCAGGAGAAAGAGGAGGAGCTAATGGAGATCTTTTTATTGTAATAAGCATAAAACCTCATAAGATATTCAAGCGGGATGGATTTAATGTCTTGCTTAAAATGCCTATAAGTTTTGTAGATGCTGCACTTGGTGCAGAGATAGAAGTTCCTACTCTTGATGGCAAAGCTATATACAATATTCCGCCTGGAACTCAAACTGGAACAGTGTTTAGGCTTAGAAACAAAGGAATACCTCATATCAATGGAAGAGGACGTGGTGACGAATTTGTAGAAGTATATATCGATGTTCCTAAGAAATTGACAGAAAGGCAAAAAGAGCTATTGAGGGAGTTTGACAAGCTTAGCAATGATAGCGGCGGTAAATCATTTTTTCAAAAAGTAAAAGATGCTTTTGGAGCATAA